In the Populus trichocarpa isolate Nisqually-1 chromosome 1, P.trichocarpa_v4.1, whole genome shotgun sequence genome, one interval contains:
- the LOC7457653 gene encoding subtilisin-like protease SBT5.4, with translation MALSIIFSPLLLSFFLFFSLLQPLTFATQKSYVVYLGSHSHGLEPTQSDIERVTDSHYELLGSFTEGKEKAKEKIFYSYTNNINGFAAVLEEEEASSLAKHPDVVSVFLNKGKKLHTTRSWNFLGLEADGMVPPYSLWKKARYGEDVIIGNLDTGVWPESKSFSDEGMGPVPSKWRGICQHDNKDGVVCNRKLIGTRYFNKGYAAYAGHLNSSFQTARDSEGHGTHTLSTAAGNFVPGADVLGYGNGTAKGGSPHARAAAYKVCWPPINGSNECFDADILAAFDVAISDGVDVLSVSLGGDPAEFSDDAIAIGSFHAVAKGITVVASAGNSGPSPGTVSNVAPWLITVGASTMDRAFTIYVALGNRKHLKGASLSEKRLPAEKFYPLISAADAKAADQSEEDALLCKPGALDPKKVKGKILVCLRGENGRVDKGHQALLAGAVGMILANDENSGNEIIADTHVLPAAHVNFTDGEAVFSYLNFTKEPMAFLTNVRTELATKPAPFMASFSSRGPNIIEESILKPDITAPGVSVIAAFTQAIGPSDAEYDKRRTPYNTQSGTSMSCPHVSGIVGLLKTLHPEWSPAAIRSAIMTTATTRDNNGEPIMDSTNTKATPFADGAGHVQPNHAADPGLIYDLTVNDFLNFLCNRGNTKKNIKLFSDKPYTCPKSFSLADFNYPSITVTNLNDSITVTRRVKNVGSPGTYNIHIRAPPGVTVSVAPSILRFQKIGEEKMFKVTFKLAPKAVLTDYVFGMLTWGDGKHFVRSPLVVRHY, from the exons ATGGCTCTTTCAATTATCTTCTCTCCTTTActtctttcattctttcttttcttctctcttttgcaGCCATTAACTTTTGCCACACAAAAG TCTTATGTAGTTTATTTGGGATCACATTCACATGGCTTGGAGCCTACTCAGTCCGATATCGAGCGTGTCACAGATTCTCATTATGAGTTGCTGGGATCATTCACTGAAGG TAAAGAGAAGGCGAAGGAGAAAATATTTTACTCTTACACTAACAACATAAATGGCTTCGCTGCAGTCCTAGAAGAGGAAGAGGCATCATCTCTTGCCA AACACCCAGATGTGGTGTCAGTTTTCTTGaacaaaggaaagaaacttCATACGACACGGTCATGGAACTTTCTTGGATTAGAGGCAGATGGTATGGTTCCTCCATACTCACTTTGGAAGAAAGCAAGATACGGCGAAGATGTAATCATTGGTAACCTCGACACCG GTGTTTGGCCGGAATCGAAGAGCTTTAGTGATGAAGGAATGGGTCCAGTTCCATCAAAGTGGAGAGGAATCTGTCAGCATGACAACAAAGATGGTGTTGTTTGCAACAG GAAGCTGATTGGAACCAGGTACTTTAACAAGGGTTATGCTGCATATGCTGGCCATCTCAACTCAAGCTTTCAAACTGCCCGTGACAGTGAGGGCCATGGAACTCATACCCTATCAACAGCAGCAGGTAATTTTGTTCCAGGAGCTGATGTCCTGGGTTATGGCAATGGAACTGCCAAAGGAGGATCGCCTCACGCCCGTGCAGCAGCTTACAAGGTGTGCTGGCCACCTATAAATGGGAGTAACGAGTGCTTTGATGCAGACATCTTGGCTGCCTTCGATGTTGCCATAAGTGATGGTGTTGACGTGCTCTCAGTTTCCCTGGGTGGGGATCCTGCTGAGTTTTCGGATGATGCAATTGCAATCGGTTCTTTCCATGCTGTTGCAAAAGGCATTACTGTCGTTGCCTCTGCTGGCAATTCAGGACCGAGCCCAGGAACAGTATCGAATGTGGCACCTTGGTTGATAACAGTTGGTGCTAGCACAATGGATCGTGCCTTCACAATCTATGTTGCACTTGGCAACAGGAAGCACCTCaag GGAGCAAGTCTTTCAGAAAAAAGATTGCCTGCTGAAAAATTCTACCCATTGATCAGTGCTGCAGATGCAAAGGCCGCTGATCAGTCTGAAGAAGATGC CCTGCTTTGCAAACCTGGAGCACTTGATCCCAAAAAGGTTAAAGGGAAGATATTGGTATGCCTTCGAGGGGAAAATGGAAGAGTAGACAAGGGACATCAGGCTCTTCTTGCTGGGGCTGTTGGGATGATTTTGGCTAATGATGAAAATTCTGGCAACGAAATTATTGCCGATACTCATGTGCTTCCTGCTGCACACGTCAACTTTACAGATGGTGAAGCTGTCTTTTCCTATCTCAACTTTACCAA GGAACCTATGGCATTTTTAACCAATGTAAGGACAGAATTGGCAACAAAGCCAGCTCCATTTATGGCTTCTTTCTCATCTAGGGGGCCTAATATTATTGAAGAATCAATCCTGAAG CCTGATATCACTGCTCCTGGTGTTAGTGTGATTGCTGCTTTCACTCAAGCAATAGGACCAAGTGATGCAGAATACGATAAGCGTAGGACTCCCTACAACACTCAGTCTGGCACTTCAATGTCATGCCCTCATGTTTCTGGTATTGTTGGCCTTCTTAAAACACTCCACCCAGAGTGGAGTCCTGCTGCTATCAGATCGGCAATAATGACAACTG CAACAACAAGAGATAACAATGGGGAGCCAATAATGGACTCAACCAACACCAAGGCAACTCCATTTGCAGATGGTGCAGGGCATGTGCAGCCGAACCATGCCGCCGATCCTGGTCTAATTTATGATCTGACTGTTAATGACTTCTTGAACTTCTTATGCAACCGTGGCAATACCAAGAAGAACATCAAATTATTCTCAGATAAACCGTACACTTGTCCAAAATCATTCAGCCTGGCAGACTTCAACTATCCTTCGATCACAGTTACTAATCTCAATGACTCCATAACAGTCACTCGAAGAGTTAAAAATGTTGGATCTCCTGGCACATACAATATCCATATCAGGGCACCACCAGGAGTGACAGTCTCTGTTGCGCCTTCCATCTTGAGATTCCAGAAAATAGGTGAAGAGAAGATGTTTAAGGTTACATTCAAACTAGCACCAAAAGCCGTGCTTACAGATTATGTATTTGGGATGTTGACATGGGGAGATGGTAAGCACTTTGTCAGGAGTCCTCTGGTGGTGAGGCATTACTAG